One Kaistia defluvii genomic window, CTTCCCCATGAATGTGAAGAGAACAAGAAGCGGCAGGAAGGTCAGCAGGATGAGGACGCTGCCCAGAGCCGAGGCGACGCCGAAATTGCCGTTCACCACCTCGTTGAAGATCTCGATGCTGACGGTCGCGGTCGAGCCCGATTGTAGGATCAGCGTGGCGCTCAATTCGCGGATCGTGTTCGACCAGGTCAGCAGCACGCCGGAAAGGATCGCCATCGAGAGCAGCGGCACCGTCACCTTGACGAAGGTCATTGCCGGCCCGGCGCCGAGATTGACCGACGCTTCCTCGGTATCGCGCGACAATTGCTGCAGCGAGCTGGCGGAAGAGCGCACCGAGAAGGGCAGGCGACGGATGAAATAGGCCATGATCAGGATCAGCGCCGTGCCCGTCAGGGCGAAGGGCGGATGATGGTAGGTCACGACCAGGCCGACGCCGAGCACGATGCCGGGCACCGCATAGGAGAACATCACGATGGTGTCGAGCAGCGCCCCGATCCGTCCCGGCCGACGGACGATGATATAGGCGATGAGCGTGCCGACCACGGCGCAGGCGAGCGTCGCCGTGCTGGTGAACAGGATCGTGTTCCATAGCGGGCGGGAGATCGTCCCCGCGATGCGGCGGTAGTTTTCGAGGCTGAGCTGCGCCGTCAGCACTGGCCCGTTCGCCTTCAGGAACGACGAGACGACGATGTTCACGAGCGGCAGGATGGCGATCGCCATCAAGCTGTAGACATAGGCCGCCGCCGCGAGGCGCTTCGCCGGGGTCGGCTCCTGCATGGTGAGCGGACGGATCGCCGATGTCGCGTGCGAGAACCGCGCCGACAGCCAGCGCTGCAGCAGCAGCGCTCCCGTCGTCACCGCGAGCAGCAGCACGGAAAGCGTGCTCGCCAGCACCGGCTGGCCGCCGAAATCATTGACGAACTCGCCATAGATCAGCAGCGGCAGGACGCGGAACTTCTCGCCGAGGATCAGCGGCGTGCCGAGATCGGTGAAGGCGGCGACGAAGACGAGCAGGCCCGCCGTGGTGATCGACGGCAGAAGGAGGGGCGCGATCACCTTGACGAAGGTGGCGAACTCGCCGGAGCCGAGATTGCGCGCCGCGTCCTCGACGCTCTGGTCGATCGACTTGAGGCCGGAGGAAACCAGCAGGAAGACGAACGGAAAGAACTGCAGCGTGAAGACGAAGATGATGCCGGGGGCGCCATAAATCGACGGCAGCGGAATGCCGTACTCCCCAAAGAACCGCGTCAGCACGCCGCTGCGGCCAAGCAGGATCACCCAGGAATAGGAGCCGATGAAGGGCGGCGACACGAAGGTCAGCACGACGATCGTCTTGATCAGGCTGCGCGCCCAGATGTTGTAGCGGCTGACGAAATAAGCGGCGGGAATGCCGACCAGAAGCGCCAGCGCGGTCGCGCTCAGGCTGACGATGAACGAGTTGATCAGCGAGCGGTAATAATACGGCTCGGAGAAGAACATGGCGTAATTCTCGAAGACGCTCTTCCCCGCCTCCGTGCCGGAAAAGCTGAGGCCGATGATGTTGTAGACCGGCAGCAACAGCAGCAAAGTTGTGATAACGAGGGCGCCCAAGGTGACGAGCGGCCAGAAATCGAACAGACGGCCAATCGCGGCCTGCATCCGGCCGGGCGCGTTTGGCGAGGTCGAGAGCATCGTCATGCGCGTGCCTCGGGCTTGAAGGTACGAACCGCCTGGAGCGGCACATCGAGGCGGAGCTGGCTGCCGGCTTCCGGCATGTCCATGCCGCGCCGCCCCTGC contains:
- a CDS encoding ABC transporter permease produces the protein MTMLSTSPNAPGRMQAAIGRLFDFWPLVTLGALVITTLLLLLPVYNIIGLSFSGTEAGKSVFENYAMFFSEPYYYRSLINSFIVSLSATALALLVGIPAAYFVSRYNIWARSLIKTIVVLTFVSPPFIGSYSWVILLGRSGVLTRFFGEYGIPLPSIYGAPGIIFVFTLQFFPFVFLLVSSGLKSIDQSVEDAARNLGSGEFATFVKVIAPLLLPSITTAGLLVFVAAFTDLGTPLILGEKFRVLPLLIYGEFVNDFGGQPVLASTLSVLLLAVTTGALLLQRWLSARFSHATSAIRPLTMQEPTPAKRLAAAAYVYSLMAIAILPLVNIVVSSFLKANGPVLTAQLSLENYRRIAGTISRPLWNTILFTSTATLACAVVGTLIAYIIVRRPGRIGALLDTIVMFSYAVPGIVLGVGLVVTYHHPPFALTGTALILIMAYFIRRLPFSVRSSASSLQQLSRDTEEASVNLGAGPAMTFVKVTVPLLSMAILSGVLLTWSNTIRELSATLILQSGSTATVSIEIFNEVVNGNFGVASALGSVLILLTFLPLLVLFTFMGKNEEALV